The following are encoded in a window of Penicillium oxalicum strain HP7-1 chromosome II, whole genome shotgun sequence genomic DNA:
- a CDS encoding RNA polymerase II subunit A C-terminal domain phosphatase, which produces MQLRLPPSLHYPITVTSLLKKEGDTVGRDEAIFWYSYQTAVEEGDGLGNTVVVTRNFPTRFESPVDGTVLKWSIAKGDVIEEPTDIVLIEEPCAHEVQFGGMCAECGKDMTESTYNTEISETFRAPIQMTHDNTTLTVSAREATRVEEDAKRRLLASRRLSLVVDLDQTIIHATVDPTVGEWMNDQDNPNFDALKDVRSFQLVDDTPGARGCWYYIKLRPGLEAFLEKVSELYELHIYTMGTRAYAQNIADLIDPTRKLFGDRILSRDESGSLTAKNLQRLFPVDTSMVVIIDDRGDVWRWVANLIKVVPYDFFVGIGDINSSFLPKQQEITATHNPKPLKAKETEPGVHGPDDTGERTGPAEEISALEQLVTMGGGDDPRLLQEQTDAQEETIMHQVEDRPLLQKQKELDADDNSSSESSSMSASPDESPDSARPRHHLLVDYDRELFHLQERLEVIHGLFFQEYDRQRVSSLRSRVSTLRGEKAVPKDKDVDLRLVPDIKQIMPAFKSGVLGGVVIVFSGVIPLGQDLQNAEVSLWAKSFGAVIQKNINKRVTHLVAGRNRTAKVREATRWPNVKIVTTQWLYESLIKWQHQDEEPYLLPVHPDDRGDVFSPGTREMIDNTWPSSEDDTLNGTDEEELMKDTATLFASSPLSYDLDDQAAVHDELKEFLGSDDESESDTEVWTEDTADASRKRKRGEGNGTDEESGDDTGEEAENKGSRLSQRIKRSYARSTGLKEVAIAEGEGVETEETRFEEGSFPAPDDDEDGTVPEENGAGSGEPEADQGPALSEMAVDESDVDDFEREMMAAFEEPGEETNEQVDAEPKAAQSE; this is translated from the exons ATGCAGCTCCGGTTGCCCCCCAGCCTGCATTACCCCATCACCGTGACCTCCCTGCTCAAGAAAGAGGGGGATACGGTCGGGCGGGATGAGGCCATCTTTTGGTACAGCTATCAAACCGCGGTCGAAGAAGGCGATGGGCTGGGAAATACTGTCGTTGTGACGCGCAATTTCCCGACTCGTTTTGAATCGCCCGTGGATGGAACAGTCTTGAAATGGAGTATCGCAAAGGGCGATGTGATCGAGGAACC CACCGACATCGTTCTCATTGAAGAGCCCTGTGCACATGAAGTTCAGTTCGGTGGGATGTGCGCGGAATGTGGAAAAGATATGACTGA ATCGACCTACAACACCGAGATCTCCGAGACCTTCCGGGCTCCGATTCAGATGACCCATGATAATACCACCTTGACCGTCAGTGCGAGAGAGGCCACCCGGGTAGAGGAGGATGCGAAGCGTCGCCTGTTGGCTTCCCGGCGCTTGTCGCTCGTGGTCGACCTGGATCAAACCATCATCCATGCCACTGTGGATCCAACCGTTGGGGAGTGGATGAACGATCAGGATAACCCGAATTTCGATGCTCTCAAAGATGTCCGATCCTTTCAACTGGTGGACGATACTCCCGGCGCGCGCGGATGTTGGTACTACATCAAACTTCGACCTGGTCTGGAAGCCTTCCTGGAGAAAGTGTCTGAGCTGTATGAGCTCCACATCTACACCATGGGAACTCGAGCGTACGCTCAGAATATTGCCGATCTCATTGATCCTACGCGCAAACTCTTTGGTGATCGCATCCTCAGTCGTGATGAGAGTGGAAGCTTGACTGCCAAAAACCTGCAGCGACTCTTTCCCGTTGACACCAGCATGGTTGTTATCATTGATGACCGTGGTGACGTGTGGCGATGGGTGGCTAATTTGATCAAGGTTGTGCCTTATGACTTCTTTGTCGGAATTGGCGACATCAATTCCAGCTTCCTGCCGAAACAGCAGGAAATCACGGCCACACATAATCCAAAGCCACTGAAGGCCAAGGAAACCGAACCTGGGGTGCATGGCCCTGATGACACGGGAGAGAGGACCGGGCCAGCCGAGGAGATCTCGGCCTTGGAGCAGCTGGTGACCATGGGGGGTGGCGACGACCCTCGACTGCTCCAAGAGCAAACCGATGCACAGGAAGAAACAATTATGCATCAAGTCGAGGATCGTCCTCTCCTGCAAAAGCAGAAAGAGTTGGACGCAGATGATAACTCCTCTAGCGAGAGCAGCAGCATGTCTGCCAGTCCGGATGAAAGCCCAGACAGTGCCCGTCCTCGCCACCACCTCTTGGTTGACTATGACAGGGAGCTCTTCCACCTGCAAGAACGCCTGGAAGTGATCCACGGTCTGTTCTTCCAAGAGTACGACAGACAACGCGTCAGCTCCCTGCGCAGCCGGGTTTCCACTCTGCGCGGCGAGAAAGCTGTACCGAAAGACAAAGACGTGGACTTGCGACTCGTACCCGATATCAAGCAGATCATGCCAGCGTTCAAGTCTGGAGTTCTGGGTGGTGTGGTGATCGTCTTCTCCGGCGTGATTCCGTTGGGGCAGGACCTGCAAAATGCCGAGGTCTCGCTTTGGGCGAAGAGCTTTGGTGCAGTCATCCAGAAAAATATCAACAAGCGTGTGACTCATCTCGTTGCTGGTCGAAATCGAACCGCCAAGGTGCGGGAAGCTACGCGCTGGCCAAACGTCAAAATTGTCACGACGCAGTGGCTCTATGAGTCTCTCATCAAGTGGCAACATCAAGACGAGGAGCCCTATCTGCTGCCAGTTCATCCGGATGACCGTGGGGATGTCTTCTCCCCGGGCACTCGTGAGATGATTGATAATACCTGGCCGTCATCGGAGGACGACACGCTCAATGGtaccgacgaggaagaactgATGAAAGACACAGCCACGCTTTTCGCATCTTCGCCTTTGAGCTATGATCTGGACGACCAGGCTGCCGTACATGATGAGCTGAAGGAGTTTTTGGGCAGCGACGATGAAAGCGAAAGCGACACGGAAGTCTGGACCGAGGACACTGCCGACGCGAGCcggaagcgcaagcgtggaGAGGGAAACGGTACGGACGAAGAGTCGGGAGATGATACCGGCGAAGAGGCGGAAAATAAGGGGTCTCGTCTTTCGCAACGCATTAAGCGATCCTACGCGCGGAGCACGGGCCTGAAGGAGGTCGCGATTGCCGAAGGAGAAGGTGTAGAAACCGAAGAGACTCGCTTTGAAGAAGGCTCATTTCCCGCTccagatgacgatgaggatggcACAGTGCCGGAAGAGAATGGTGCTGGTAGCGGGGAACCTGAGGCTGATCAAGGTCCAGCCCTGTCTGAAATGGCCGTGGATGAGTCCGACGTGGACGACTTTGAACGAGAGATGATGGCGGCGTTTGAGGAACccggagaagagaccaacgAGCAAGTTGACGCCGAGCCAAAGGCTGCTCAATCGGAGTAG
- a CDS encoding Vacuolar protease A yields the protein MKSFTLLTASALLGAASAEVHKLKLNKVPLDEQLNAANIDRHVQSLGQKYMGYRPTSSYQDSSIKPEGGHNVLVDNFLNAQYFSEISLGTPPQTFKVVLDTGSSNLWVPSSQCTSIACFLHSKYDSSSSSTYKKNGTEFAIRYGSGSLSGFVSQDTLKIGDLDIKHQDFAEATQEPGLAFAFGRFDGILGLGFDTISVNKMVPPFYNALDQGLLDEPVFAFYLGDTNKEGDDSVATFGGVDKSHYTGEMINIPLRRKAYWEVDFDAITLGHNTAELEDTGVILDTGTSLIALPSTMAELLNKEIGAKKGFTGQYTVECDKRDSLPDLTFTLAGHNFTIGPYDYILEVQGSCISSFMGMDFPEPVGPLAILGDAFLRRWYSVYDHGKGSVGLAKAKSS from the exons ATGAAGTCCTTCACTCTGCTCACAGCCTCGGCGCTGTTGGGCGCTGCCTCTGCGGAGGTGCACAAGCTCAAGCTGAACAAGGTCCCCTTGGACGAGCAGCTG AACGCAGCCAACATCGACAGACATGTCCAGTCCCTTGGTCAGAAGTATATGGGTTACCGTCCTACCTCTAGCTACCAGGATAGCTCCATCAAGCCCGAGGGTGGCCACAACGTCCTGGTCGACAACTTCCTGAACGCTCAAT ATTTCTCCGAGATTAGCCTGGGTACGCCTCCCCAGACATTCAAGGTTGTCCTGGATACTGGTAGCTCCAACCTGTGGGTACCCTCGTCGCAGTGCACCTCGATTGCCTGCTTCCTCCACAGCAAGTACgactcgtcctcgtcgagcaCGTACAAGAAGAACGGAACCGAGTTCGCTATCCGCTATGGATCCGGTAGCCTAAGTGGTTTCGTGTCCCAAGACACCCTGAAGATCGGCGACCTGGATATCAAGCACCAGGATTTCGCCGAGGCCACCCAGGAACCTGGTCTCGCCTTTGCCTTTGGCCGCTTTGACGGCATTCTGGGTCTTGGCTTCGACACCATCTCTGTTAACAAGATGGTGCCGCCTTTCTACAACGCCCTGGACCAGGGTCTGCTGGATGAGCCTGTGTTTGCCTTCTACCTTGGTGACACCAACAAGGAGGGAGATGACTCGGTGGCCACCTTTGGTGGTGTCGACAAGAGCCACTACACCGGCGAGATGATCAACATCCCCCTTCGCCGCAAGGCTTACTGGGAGGTTGACTTTGATGCCATTACCCTCGGCCACAACAccgccgagctggaggaCACTGGTGTCATTCTGGACACCGGTACCTCGCTCATTGCTCTGCCCTCCACCATGGCTGAGCTCCTGAACAAGGAGATTGGCGCCAAGAAGGGCTTCACGGGCCAGTACACCGTCGAGTGCGACAAGCGTGACAGTCTGCCCGACCTCACCTTCACCCTGGCCGGCCACAACTTCACCATCGGCCCCTATGATTACATCCTCGAGGTGCAGGGATCCTGCATCAGCAGCTTCATGGGCATGGACTTCCCCGAGCCCGTCGGTCCTCTGGCCATTTTGGGTGATGCGTTCCTGCGCCGGTGGTACAGCGTGTACGACCACGGCAAGGGCTCCGTGGgcctggccaaggccaagtcctCGTAA
- a CDS encoding Glutamyl-tRNA(Gln) amidotransferase subunit B — translation MLRSWSKGAVRALVRPSRPVLPRTREIAIHASRRAVQNNAAPTTDRVPLRKQLKQDAKAIRAQKRLRKESGEASRQDWELTVGIEIHAQLNTAAKLFSRAPTSISDTPNSNVALFDLAFPGSQPEFQAATLLPALRAALALNCQVQTVSRFDRKHYFYQDQPAGYQITQYYEPFARNGFVDLYDYDGIAPEDGDRVRVDIKQVQLEQDTAKSQEYPPATQLLDFNRVSHPLIEIITMPQIHTPATAAACVRKLQAILLACGAVTTGMEMGGLRADVNVSIRRRGEGPGQYQYDGLSGLGQRTEIKNLSSFKAVEDAIIAEKNRQIAVLESGGVVEGETRGWTIGSTETRRLRGKEGAVDYRYMPDPDIPPLILGQDLVSSLRESLPTSPDSLVAKLTGPEYGLSIDDAKPLIELDDGARLEYYLDVVDILRTPSPDLASPQAQVPLARTAANWVLHELGGLLTKADRAWSEEIVPAQALADLVQNLNQRRITGSIAKQVLAAIFEGDSRPVSRLLEEDNLLLRPMSREEYVALAQEVLAQRPEMVEQIRSKNQHGKIGWFLGQMMRMGEKGRVEASKAQEVLHELILGTP, via the exons ATGCTCCGGTCATGGTCCAAGGGCGCTGTACGCGCCCTCGTCCGACCGAGCCGCCCTGTCCTCCCGCGCACTCGAGAGATCGCCATCCACGCCAGTCGCCGCGCTGTCCAGAATAACGCTGCCCCCACGACGGACCGAGTGCCTCTGCGCAAACAACTGAAGCAAGATGCCAAAGCCATACGAGCACAGAAGAGGCTACGCAAAGAGTCGGGGGAGGCGTCGAGGCAAGACTGGGAATTGACGGTCGGCATTGAGATCCACGCGCAGCTCAATACCGCAGCCAAATTGTTTTCTC GTGCTCCAACGTCGATCAGCGATACTCCGAATTCCAATGTGGCCTTGTTCGACCTCGCTTTTCCGGGGAGCCAGCCG GAATTCCAAGCAGCCACTCTCCTCCCAGCGCTGCGGGCTGCGCTGGCCTTGAATTGCCAGGTCCAGACGGTGAGCCGCTTCGATCGCAAGCACTACTTTTACCAGGATCAACCGGCTGGGTACCAAATCACACAATATTACG AGCCATTTGCCCGCAATGGGTTCGTGGATCTGTATGACTACGATGGGATTGCGCCCGAGGACGGTGATCGGGTGCGCGTCGACATCAAACAAGTCCAGCTGGAACAGGATACCGCCAAATCCCAAGAGTACCCCCCGGCGACCCAGCTGCTCGACTTCAATCGGGTCTCCCACCCGCTCATTGAAATCATCACGATGCCGCAAATACACACCCCTGCCACGGCGGCCGCCTGCGTGCGCAAACTGCAGGCCATTCTCCTCGCGTGCGGCGCCGTGACCACGGGGATGGAAATGGGAGGCCTACGAGCCGATGTCAACGTCTCGATTCGCCGCCGCGGTGAGGGCCCGGGACAGTATCAGTACGATGGTCTCAGCGGGCTGGGCCAACGTACAGAGATCAAAAACTTGAGCAGTTTCAAGGCTGTCGAGGATGCCATCATTGCCGAGAAGAATCGCCAGATCGCGGTCCTCGAGAGCGGcggggtggtggagggagagacTCGGGGGTGGACCATCGGTAGTACTGAGACACGCCGACTGCGTGGAAAGGAGGGTGCGGTTGACTACCGCTACATGCCCGATCCAGATATCCCGCCATTGATCCTCGGTCAGGACCTCGTTTCTTCCCTCCGGGAGTCATTGCCGACTTCTCCAGACTCCCTCGTCGCGAAATTAACAGGCCCGGAATATGGGCTGTCGATTGATGACGCGAAGCCCCTCATCGAATTGGATGATGGAGCTCGGCTCGAATACTACTTGGATGTGGTGGACATTCTACGCACTCCGTCACCCGACCTGGCCTCCCCCCAAGCCCAGGTCCCTCTGGCGCGGACGGCAGCCAACTGGGTCCTCCACGAGCTCGGGGGTCTTTTGACCAAGGCGGACCGGGCCTGGAGTGAGGAGATCGTCCCCGCCCAGGCTTTGGCGGATCTGGTACAGAACCTGAATCAGAGACGCATCACCGGCTCGATCGCGAAGCAGGTTCTCGCCGCGATCTTTGAGGGGGATTCGCGACCAGTGTCTCGACTGTTGGAGGAAGACAACCTCCTCCTGCGGCCCATGTCGCGTGAGGAGTACGTGGCCCTCGCTCAGGAGGTTCTCGCCCAACGACCGGAGATGGTTGAACAAATTCGTAGCAAGAACCAGCACGGTAAAATCGGCTGGTTCCTAGGTCAGATGATGCGCATGGGAGAAAAGGGCCGCGTGGAGGCGTCCAAGGCGCAAGAGGTGCTCCACGAGCTTATCCTGGGCACACCATGA
- a CDS encoding Arginase, which yields MTQPPTFPSRFLSHPDQLGVVAVGFNGGQMKKGVEAAPMALIESGLLTQLRDDLDYKIHHDDTIHYYENDIPAEDPDHRGMKKPRAVSAVTERLSSQVYEYAKDGKFVLTLGGDHSIAIGTVSGTAKAIRERLGREMAVIWVDAHADINLPEMSPSGNIHGMPMAFLTRLAREDRPDIFGWLKDEHIVSTRKLVYIGLRDVDRGEKQILREHGIKAFSMHDIDRHGIGRVVEMALAHIGNDTPIHLSFDVDALDPQWAPSTGTPVRGGLTLREGDFICECVHETGNLVAMDLVEVNPSLEAVGAAETIRAGCSLVRSALGDTLL from the exons ATGACGCAGCCACCTACTTTTCCTTCTCGCTTCCTCTCCCACCCCGATCAGCTGGGCGTCGTGGCCGTGGGCTTCAATGGTGGACAG ATGAAAAAGGGTGTCGAGGCCGCGCCAATGGCCCTGATTGAGTCCGGTCTGCTTACTCAATTGCGCGACGACCTCGACTACAAGATCCACCACGACGACACCATCCACTACTATGAAAACGACATCCCGGCCGAGGACCCCGACCACCGGGGCATGAAGAAGCCTCGCGCCGTCAGTGCGGTCACCGAGCGTCTCAGCTCGCAGGTCTACGAGTACGCCAAGGACGGCAAGTTTGTGCTGACTCTCGGAGGCGATCACTCCATCGCGATCGGAACGGTCTCCGGTACCGCCAAGGCCATCCGTGAGCGTTTGGGTCGTGAGATGGCGGTCATCTGGGTGGATGCGCATGCCGATATCAACCTGCCCGAGATGAGCCCCAGCGGCAACATTCACGGCATGCCCATGGCCTTCTTGACCCGTCTGGCCCGGGAAGATCGTCCCGACATTTTTGGCTGGCTGAAGGATGAGCACATTGTCAGCACGCGCAAGTTGGTATACATTGGTCTGCGTGATGTGGATCGTGGCGAGAAGCAGATCCTGCGAGAGCATGGGATCAAGGCCTTCAGTATGCACGATATCGACCG CCACGGAATTGGCCGTGTTGTCGAGATGGCCCTGGCCCACATTGGCAACGACACTCCCATTCACCTCTCCTTTGACGTCGATGCGCTGGACCCCCAGTGGGCCCCCAGCACCGGCACCCCCGTCCGTGGAGGACTGACCCTGCGTGAGGGTGACTTCATCTGCGAGTGCGTGCACGAGACGGGCAACCTGGTGGCCATGGACCTGGTCGAGGTGAACCCTAGCTTGGAAGCCGTAGGTGCCGCCGAGACCATTCGCGCCGGATGCTCTCTGGTACGAAGTGCGCTCGGTGATACTCTTTTGTAA
- a CDS encoding Methylglutaconyl-CoA hydratase, whose amino-acid sequence MATIALSPRLVRLTSVGHFSRPTVFCARTFVSRYSTSSEDEIIKTQQIPAPGSGHVRVLLLNRPKARNAISRQLLDTLSKQVDSIAAENGNGPTRALVVASNVDASFCAGADLKERAKMTAAETEQFLEKLRSTFKALANLQIPTISAISSMALGGGLELALCTHLRVFGSSCTVGLPETRLAIIPGAGGTYRLPALIGPTRARDLILTGRRVSGPEAYFIGLCDRLVEVTPEEGQQEGVAREKVLRESIRLALDISEGGPIALKQALLAVQGSALGEMSENRAYEGVIETEDRYEALRAFAEKRKPTFRGR is encoded by the exons ATGGCCACAATTGCTCTGTCTCCGAGGCTCGTCCGCCTCACGAGCGTGGGCCATTTCTCTCGCCCGACCGTCTTCTGCGCCCGCACATTTGTCTCCCGATACAGCACAAGTAGTGAAGATGAGATTATCAAAACCCAGCAGATCCCGGCCCCCGGGTCGGGGCACGTTCGTGTGCTCCTGCTGAACCGACCCAAAGCCCGAAATGCGATTTCGCGTCAACTCTTGGACACACTTTCGAAGCAGGTGGACTCGATCGCGGCGGAGAATGGCAATGGACCGACTCGGGCCTTGGTGGTCGCCAGCAATGTCGACGCCTCATTCTGCGCCGGCGCAGACCTCAAAGAGCGTGCTAAGATGACCGCCGCTGA GACCGAACAGTTCCTCGAGAAGCTCCGCTCTACATTCAAGGCCCTCGCCAATCTTCAGATTCCCACCATCTCTGCAATCTCTTCCATGGCTCTTGGAGGTGGCCTCGAGCTCGCGCTGTGCACGCACCTTCGTGTCTTCGGGTCGAGCTGCACCGTCGGCCTGCCGGAGACGCGACTGGCTATTATCCCAGGCGCTGGAGGCACTTACCGTCTGCCGGCGTTGATTGGACCCACCCGGGCGCGCGACCTGATTCTCACGGGGCGCCGAGTCTCTGGCCCCGAAGCCTATTTCATCGGGCTGTGTGATCGCCTGGTGGAGGTTACCCCGGAAGAAGGGCAGCAGGAGGGCGTCGCGCGCGAAAAGGTCCTTCGGGAAAGTATCCGGCTGGCTCTGGATATCAGTGAAGGTGGCCCGATTGCCCTGAAGCAGGCTTTGCTGGCTGTGCAGGGATCTGCCTTGGGCGAGATGTCTGAGAATCGGGCCTATGAGGGCGTGATTGAGACGGAGGATCGATATGAGGCTCTGCGTGCCTTTGCGGAGAAGCGTAAGCCTACCTTCCGAGGTCGCTAG